A genomic window from Ischnura elegans chromosome 10, ioIscEleg1.1, whole genome shotgun sequence includes:
- the LOC124166856 gene encoding DET1 homolog: MGLPNEEADCTNFSVVPRPIRPQNIVKRLCLREIYSCKKPGTHLHVARGFHQNVFPNFTIVNVEKPPCFLRKFSPNGQHFIAFSSDQTSIEIYDYQGPSAAADLIQSCKGEYIGNNCDKESDNIRRNVFERFFKLSNVVNVAVTGEQLNRECSLFTDDGHFVIVGSAAYIPEDLRPNFYEVYSNNESVTPNPRSPLEDYSLHLVDLSLGRLCDSRKFKVDKIFLSHNQGLYLYKDTLAVLSVQHQTIHIFKIINSKFVEVRTIGRFCYEDDNYLISSLTSKDFQNIQSRPFREPTINSLKHRLLVFLFKRASYVSERTNDPYELRKFYQYFDQFKALRMWKMQLLDEDHLLIKYAGEDVVTLKASEPNSQSSFFVLYNMLTTDVLAVYENTSEELLRLFENFCDLFRNAKLHSESQFTCSPSNNIYARVIQQRFKQTIVSARFGGPTEATKRLLAQLPISSQSYSSSPYLDLSLFSYDDKWVSVMERPKACGEHPIRFYARDSGLLKFRIYAGVLGKSAPPAARRLVAFTFHPTDPFAISVQRTNSEYVVNFHIRNV, from the exons ATGGGCCTGCCAAATGAAGAGGCAGATTGCACTAATTTTTCTGTTGTTCCTCGTCCTATTCGCCCCCAAAATATAGTGAAGAGGTTATGCCTTCGTGAAATATACTCATGCAAGAAACCTGGCACACATTTGCATGTGGCTAGAGGATTTCATCAGAATGTTTTTCCGAATTTTACTATCGTTAACGTTGAGAAACCGCCTTGTTTTTTGAGGAAATTTAGCCCAAATGGTCAGCATTTCATAGCATTTTCGTCAGATCAGACATCTATCGAAATCTACGACTATCAAGGTCCATCTGCAGCTGCGGACCTAATCCAGAGCTGCAAAGGAGAGTACATCGGTAATAATTGTGACAAGGAAAGTGACAATATTAGAAGGAACgtttttgaaagatttttcaagCTATCcaatgttgtaaatgttgctgttactGGAGAGCAGCTCAATAGAGAATGTAGCCTTTTTACGGATGATGGTCATTTTGTGATTGTCGGCTCCGCAGCATACATTCCCGAGGACTTGAGGCCCAATTTCTATGAAGTTTACTCGAACAATGAGTCTGTTACCCCAAATCCTCGTTCTCCTTTGGAGGATTATTCTTTGCATCTCGTTGATTTATCGTTAGGAAGGTTATGTGACTCGAGAAAATTTAaagttgataaaatttttctttctcataatCAAGGTCTGTATCTTTACAAAGATACCTTGGCTGTACTCTCAGTGCAACACCAAACTATtcatatattcaaaataattaattctaaatttgTGGAAGTAAGAACAATCGGAAGATTTTGCTATGAAGATGACAATTACCTCATTTCCTCATTGACATCGaaggattttcaaaatattcaatcaaGGCCCTTCAGGGAGCCAACTATCAATTCCTTAAAGCATAGACTTCTAGTTTTTCTATTTAAAAGAGCTAGCTATGTGTCTGAAAGAACTAATGATCCTTATGAGTTAAGgaaattttaccaatattttgatCAATTTAAAGCTTTAAGAATGTGGAAAATGCAACTACTGGATGAGGATCACTTGTTAATCAAGTATGCTGGGGAAGATGTGGTCACTTTGAAAGCATCTGAGCCCAACTCGCAGtcatccttttttgttttgtATAATATGTTGACTACAGATGTtttggctgtttatgaaaatacTTCTGAAGAACTTTTAcgtctttttgaaaatttttgtgatcTGTTTAGAAATGCAAAGTTACACTCAGAATCTCAATTTACATGTTCACCATCAAACAACATATATGCCAG AGTAATTCAACAGAGATTCAAGCAAACCATTGTAAGTGCACGCTTTGGTGGCCCCACAGAAGCGACCAAGAGATTGTTAGCTCAGCTGCCTATAAGTTCACAATCATACAGCTCATCTCCGTATCTAGATCTTTCCTTGTTCAGCTATGATGATAAGTGGGTTTCTGTGATGGAAAGACCTAAAGCTTGTGGAGAACATCCTATAAG ATTTTATGCTCGAGACTCAGGTTTACTTAAATTCAGGATTTATGCTGGTGTCCTGGGGAAGAGTGCTCCTCCAGCTGCCCGTCGTCTTGTTGCCTTCACATTTCATCCTACTGATCCATTTGCAATCAGTGTACAGCGCACAAACTCAGAGTATGTGGTTAATTTCCACATAAGAAATGTATAG